The nucleotide window TTCCCGCCCTGCTTCCGTAATGGTCAGCAGGCGTTTATCGGGCCGCCCCTCCTGATGCACGATCGTGCTGGAGAGATAACCCTGCTCCTCCATCTTGGTCAACTCGCGATAGATCTGTTGCTGACTGGCATACCAAAAGTAACCCACCGATCCCGCAAAGCGCTTCGACAGGTCGTAGCCACTGCAAGGCGTTTCCGCGATCGCAACCAAAATGGCATGGGATAACGCCATAAGTTTCCCCCATCAAGTACTCACCTTTTTGAGTATAACGTTCCCTGTTGAGTCCGGATTAGCCCCAATCAGTCCAGATGAGTCCCAATCACGCCCAATCCGTCCCAATCAGTCTCCGTTAGCCCCGATCAGCGCCAGTCCGTTCAACTCGGCTTCACAACAACCACACCATAGGCATCGCATGTGAGATACTTCTGAGCCGCTGCCTGCAAAGCCTGGGGCGTCAGCGATCGCACCCGATCGGCATAGGTAAAGACGGGATCTAAGCTGCCTGTCATGGCGTGGTAATAGCCATAGAGATTCGTGCGATCGCTGGGGGTTTCGTTACCAAAGACAAAGTGATTGGCCACTTGGGTACAAACTTTTTCCAGCTCCACCGCTGGGATCAGATTGGTTTGCAAACGCTGGACATGCTCGATCATGGCGGTCTCCACCTGCTCCACGCATTCCACAGGCAACTGGGACGTCAGACAAAACAACCCTTGGTGTTGATAGGTGAGGTTGGTTGCGCCAATTCCAGACACCCAGCCCCGCTGTTCCCGCAGATCCTGCACCAGTCGCGCCGTGCGACCATGGCCCAGAATATTGGACAGTACATCCAGCGCGTAGGTCTCTTCCAGTTCTGTCACGCCAGGAACCCGCCACAGCACCATCAATCGTGCCTGCTGCAACGTCGGATCCACAAATTCTTGGCGGATAATTTGATTAAAGGGTTGTTCACCCAGCAAGGCGGGGCGTTCTTCGATCGCGTTGGATGCGGTCGATCGAGGGACTCCCTCCCTCCATTGTTCACAACTACGTTCTACGGTACGAATCAAGTCTTCCACCGGGAGATTGCCCACAGCCACCGCCGTCATGTTGTGGGGTTGATACCAATGGCGATGGAAATCCAACATTTGGCTAGACGTCAGTTGCTCAATCACCGACGTTGGCCCCAGTACAGGTCGGCGGTAGGGCAAGGTGCTAAAGCCCAAGTCCAGCATATGCTGATAGGTGCGCCGCCGGGGATTATCATCCGATCGGCGAATTTCTTCTAAGACCACCTGGCGCTCTCGCTCAAAGCCATCGGTGGGAATTGCGGCATTCAGCAACACGTCCAGTTGCAACGGAGCCAAGTCAGCAAAATCCTGGGGGG belongs to Alkalinema sp. FACHB-956 and includes:
- a CDS encoding pitrilysin family protein; this translates as MTSILVRTPQVSPLNFPTIHRLANGMTVIAEQMPVDAVTLNLWLNVGSIVESDAINGMAHFLEHMIFKGTEQLASGEFEYRVEERGAITNAATSHDYTHYYITTAPQDFADLAPLQLDVLLNAAIPTDGFERERQVVLEEIRRSDDNPRRRTYQHMLDLGFSTLPYRRPVLGPTSVIEQLTSSQMLDFHRHWYQPHNMTAVAVGNLPVEDLIRTVERSCEQWREGVPRSTASNAIEERPALLGEQPFNQIIRQEFVDPTLQQARLMVLWRVPGVTELEETYALDVLSNILGHGRTARLVQDLREQRGWVSGIGATNLTYQHQGLFCLTSQLPVECVEQVETAMIEHVQRLQTNLIPAVELEKVCTQVANHFVFGNETPSDRTNLYGYYHAMTGSLDPVFTYADRVRSLTPQALQAAAQKYLTCDAYGVVVVKPS